A region of the Cytobacillus sp. IB215665 genome:
GAAGAGGAATATTTCTCTTGGATTGAACATAATCGTAATGAGTTATTTGAGCATATTCGTTCAACAGGAAACCTTCCTGAAGAGGCTGACTTTGATGCAGCTATTGAAGATTTCAAGAAGACGTTTGCTGTTTCTGAATAATTGATGCTAAGCGGCGAGGTCTTACATTTGTAAATATACGATCGCCGCTATTTATACAAAATTTATTTTTATTTTGAACAACCTTAAAAAGGTGGTGAGAACCTTTGGCATCCTTACGTGATATAAAAACGAGAATTACCTCAACGAAGAAAACGAGTCAAATTACGAAAGCGATGGAGATGGTTTCAGCTTCGAAATTAAATAGGGCTGAAAATAATGCAAAATCGTTTGTACCATACATGGAAAAAATTCAAGAGGTTGTAGCTAGTATCGCATTAGGTAGTACCGGTGTTAGCAATCCGATGTTAATGAGCCGACCTGTGAAGAAGACTGGCTATATTGTCATTACTTCTGATCGTGGCCTTGCAGGTGCATACAATAGTAATGTCTTACGTTCTGTATATCAAAAAATCCAAGAACGTCATAGCTCTACTGAAGAGTATGCTGTCATTGCACTAGGTCGTATCGGTCGTGATTTCTTTTTAAAGAGAGGTATACCGGTAAATTCCCATATCGTTGGCCTAGCAGATCAACCTTCTTTTACAGAAATTAAAGATATTGCTAGTCAAACAATTGAATCTTTTGTAGATGGTACGTTTGATGAGTTGTATTTGTACTATAATCACTTTATTAGTGTAATCCAGCACGAAGTAACAGAAAAGAAACTACTACCATTAACGGATATAGCAGCTGAGAGCAAGCTTTCTTCTTATGAATTTGAACCATCACAAGAAGATATTTTAGAAGTGTTGCTTCCTCAATATGCTGAAAGTCTCATCTATGGTGCCTTATTAGATGGTAAGGCAGCGGAACATGCAGCTCGTATGACTGCGATGAAAAATGCAACGGATAATGCAAACGAGCTTATTAAAGGTCTTACTCTATCATTCAACCGTGCTCGTCAAGCTGCAATTACTCAAGAGATTACTGAGATTGTTGCAGGTGCATCTGCACTTGAATAGGAAAGATCATAGATTTTCACAAGCAAGTTAGGAGGGAAAACGATGAATAAAGGACGCATTCTTTCAGTAATGGGACCGGTTGTTGACGTGAAATTTGATAACGGCCATCTTCCTGAAATTTATAATGCCCTTAAAATTGAGCATAAAGCGCGTAATGAAAATGAAGTTGATATTAACTTAACATTAGAAGTTGCTCTTCACCTTGGAGACGATTCTGTACGTACAATTGCAATGTCATCTACAGATGGACTTGTACGTGGATTAGAAGCAATTGATACTGAAGCAGCAATTTCTGTACCTGTTGGTGATGTTACATTAGGACGTGTATTTAACGTTCTAGGTGAAAACATTGATTTAGATGAAGCAATCCCACAAGATGCTCGTCGTGATGCGATTCACAGACAAGCACCGTCTTTTGAGAAGCTGTCTACAGAAGTAGAAATTTTAGAAACGGGAATTAAAGTAGTTGACTTATTAGCACCGTACATTAAAGGTGGAAAAATCGGCCTATTTGGTGGAGCGGGTGTTGGTAAAACCGTTTTAATTCAGGAATTAATCAATAATATCGCACAAGAACATGGTGGTATTTCAGTATTCGCTGGTGTAGGTGAGCGTACACGTGAAGGTAACGATTTATACCATGAAATGACTGATTCAGGCGTTATTAAGAAAACAGCAATGGTTTTCGGTCAGATGAATGAGCCTCCTGGTGCACGTATGCGTGTTGCATTAACAGGCTTAACAATGGCTGAATATTTCCGTGATGACCAAGGACAAGACGTGTTATTCTTTATGGATAACATCTTCCGCTTTACTCAAGCAGGTTCTGAGGTATCAGCATTACTTGGACGTATGCCTTCTGCCGTTGGTTATCAACCAACATTAGCAACAGAAATGGGTCAGCTTCAAGAGCGTATTACATCAACAAGCGTAGGTTCTGTAACTTCGATCCAAGCAATTTACGTTCCTGCCGATGACTATACTGATCCAGCTCCAGCAACGACGTTTGCTCACTTAGACGCAACGACAAACCTTGAGCGTAAACTTTCAGAAATGGGTATTTACCCTGCGGTTGACCCACTTGCATCAACATCACGTGCTTTAGCACCTGAAATTGTTGGAGAAGAGCACTACGAAGTTGCTCGTCAAGTACAGTCAACGCTACAGCGTTATAAAGAATTACAAGATATCATTGCGATCCTTGGAATGGATGAGCTTTCTGATGAAGACAAATTAATCGTTCATCGTGCTCGCCGTATTCAATTCTTCTTATCTCAAAACTTCCACGTGGCCGAGCAATTTACAGGTCAACCTGGTTCTTACGTTCAAGTTAAAGAAACAGTTCGTGGATTTAAAGAGATCCTTGAAGGAAAGTATGATAACCTTCCTGAAGATGCGTTCCGCTTAGTAGGACGTATTGAAGAAGTAGTTGAAAAAGCGAAAGAAATGGGCGTAGAAGTATAATTATTGGGACCTAGGAGGGTATAAAATGAAAGTGGTTAAAGTCCATGTAGTTACTCCCGATGGCCCGGTTTTAGAAGAAGATGTGGAGATGGTAATTGCAAAGGCTCAAAGTGGAGAGCTTGGTATTTTACCTGGTCATATTCCGATGGTTGCTCCATTACAAATTGGGGTAGTTCGTCTAAAAAAGGGAACCGACACTGAACTTGTGGCTGTTAGTGGAGGCTTTCTAGAAGTTAGACCTGAAAAAGTAACGATACTTGCACAAGCTGCGGAAGTTGCATCTGATATTGATGTGTTACGTGCGAAAGCAGCAAAAGAAAGAGCTGAACAACGTCTAAGAGCTCAAAAATCAGATGTTGACTTTAGACGAGCTGAGATGTCTCTTCAACGTGCGATTAACCGTTTGAACGTTACGAATAAACACTTTTAATTAAAAAGGCTTTCTGTATCATACAGAAAGCCTTTTTATTTGTGATTTTTGTCATTGACGAAAGGCTTAAAATTAAGTAATGTTGCTGATGGAAAATTCAATATTTCGTCCATGCTTTATCGACACAAATATTGGTATTTGCTATAATGTTAACGGTTAAATAAAATATTTTTTTCATTACAAGGCACGACAAACGGAGGGGGAACATGGAGCAATTTAACTTATACATCAACAATTATTTAATCGTATTCGTTTTTCTATGTCTAGGAGTCTTGTTACCTGTAGTTGCATTAACAGCAGGACGGTTTTTACGGCCGCATGCACCGAACAGTGAAAAGCAAAAGACTTATGAAAGCGGTATTGAACCATTCCATGATTCACGTGTGCAGTTTAACGTAAGGTATTATATTTTTGGCTTAATGTTTGTAATTTTTGATGTTGAAACAGTTTTCTTATACCCATGGGCAGTTGCATATGACAAACTCGGTATTTTTGCATTAATTGAAATGCTTATTTTTGTCGTTATGTTATTAATCGGGTTAATATATGCATGGAAGAAGAAGGTGTTAAAATGGATTTAAACATAGAAAACATTTCAGCAGAAGAAATGGAAGAATTAAAACGCAATATATTTTTTACAACACTTGAACAATTGAAGGGTTGGGCGAGAAGTAATTCTTTATGGCCATTAACGATGGGACTCGCTTGTTGTGGTATCGAAATGATGGGTGTTGGATCATCACATTATGACTTAGACCGTTTTGGCTCTTTTTTTCGTACCTCTCCACGACAATCTGATGTCATGATTGTTTCGGGGACAGTTACAAAAAAAATGGCGCCAATCGTTAAGAGATTATACGATCAAATGTCTGAACCTAAGTGGGTAATAGCTATGGGGTCTTGTGCAACAGCGGGAGGACCATATGTTAAGTCTTATGCAGTTGTCAAAGGGGTTGACCAAATTGTACCTGTTGACGTATACATTCCTGGGTGTCCGCCAAATCCAGCAGCACTTATTTATGGAATAAATAAATTAAAGGAAAAAATTCGCTACGAAGCTAAGACAGGGAAGAAGGTGATGTAGCAAATGAGCAAAGATCTTGATCAACAAAAGAAGGAAGCTGCAAAAAAAGCTAAAGAGCTAGCATTAAAAAAGCTAGCAGAGAAGAAAGCTAACGATGCTAGTCTTGAAGAAAATGAAAGTGATTCAAATATTGATGTAGCTAAAGCAAAAGCAGGCGCAGCAGCGAAGGCAAAAGCCGCTGCATTAGCCAAACAAAAAGAGATTGCAAAGCAAAAAAATGAGGGCGAAAAATCAGCACAAAAGGAAGCGGTTACAAGTAGTTCTAATGATGTAACAGATCTTGAAAAGCAAAAGGCAGCCGCAGCAGCAAAGGCAAAAGCCGCTGCGTTAGCTAAACAAAAAGCAAAAGAAAAGAACGAAAGAGCTTCTGAAGGTGATGAAGCGAAAGCAAAAGCTGCTGCCGCAGCAAAAGCGAAAGCCGCTGCGTTAGCCAAACAAAAAGCAAAAGAAAAAAATGAAAAAGCTCCTGAAGGTGATGAAGCGAAAGCAAAGGCGGCAGCCGCAGCAAAAGCAAAAGCCGCCGCAGCAGCAAAGGCAAAAGCCGCTGCTTTAGCAAAGCAACAGAGGGATAGTGGCAATGAGAAAGTAGAAAATGATGATGCCGCAGCAGCAAAAGCGAAAGCGATTGCAGCAGCAAAGGCAAAAGCGAAGGCTGCCGCTGCAGCAAAAGCAAAAGCAAGTGGTGCAACAGAGTCAGATCAAACAGTAGAGAAAAAACCATCTCAAAACCAACCTTATCTCGATAAATATGTAAAAGTAATTGAAGAGCATCTTGGAAAGGAAGTTTTGTCAGACTCATATATTAATGAGCTTTCAAAAGATGTTCCAACACTAGTAGCAACACCTGACTCATATTTTAAAATAGCAGAATTCCTAAAATATAATGAACAGTTAAGCTTTGACTATTTATCGAATATACACGGAACAGATTTTGTTTCGCATATGGAAGTTTATGTGCATTTATACTCATATATTAATCGGCAAACTGTTGCCTTAAAGGTCAAAATAGATCGTGAGG
Encoded here:
- a CDS encoding NADH-quinone oxidoreductase subunit B family protein → MDLNIENISAEEMEELKRNIFFTTLEQLKGWARSNSLWPLTMGLACCGIEMMGVGSSHYDLDRFGSFFRTSPRQSDVMIVSGTVTKKMAPIVKRLYDQMSEPKWVIAMGSCATAGGPYVKSYAVVKGVDQIVPVDVYIPGCPPNPAALIYGINKLKEKIRYEAKTGKKVM
- the atpD gene encoding F0F1 ATP synthase subunit beta, with the translated sequence MNKGRILSVMGPVVDVKFDNGHLPEIYNALKIEHKARNENEVDINLTLEVALHLGDDSVRTIAMSSTDGLVRGLEAIDTEAAISVPVGDVTLGRVFNVLGENIDLDEAIPQDARRDAIHRQAPSFEKLSTEVEILETGIKVVDLLAPYIKGGKIGLFGGAGVGKTVLIQELINNIAQEHGGISVFAGVGERTREGNDLYHEMTDSGVIKKTAMVFGQMNEPPGARMRVALTGLTMAEYFRDDQGQDVLFFMDNIFRFTQAGSEVSALLGRMPSAVGYQPTLATEMGQLQERITSTSVGSVTSIQAIYVPADDYTDPAPATTFAHLDATTNLERKLSEMGIYPAVDPLASTSRALAPEIVGEEHYEVARQVQSTLQRYKELQDIIAILGMDELSDEDKLIVHRARRIQFFLSQNFHVAEQFTGQPGSYVQVKETVRGFKEILEGKYDNLPEDAFRLVGRIEEVVEKAKEMGVEV
- a CDS encoding F0F1 ATP synthase subunit epsilon — its product is MKVVKVHVVTPDGPVLEEDVEMVIAKAQSGELGILPGHIPMVAPLQIGVVRLKKGTDTELVAVSGGFLEVRPEKVTILAQAAEVASDIDVLRAKAAKERAEQRLRAQKSDVDFRRAEMSLQRAINRLNVTNKHF
- a CDS encoding NADH-quinone oxidoreductase subunit A; the protein is MEQFNLYINNYLIVFVFLCLGVLLPVVALTAGRFLRPHAPNSEKQKTYESGIEPFHDSRVQFNVRYYIFGLMFVIFDVETVFLYPWAVAYDKLGIFALIEMLIFVVMLLIGLIYAWKKKVLKWI
- the atpG gene encoding ATP synthase F1 subunit gamma produces the protein MASLRDIKTRITSTKKTSQITKAMEMVSASKLNRAENNAKSFVPYMEKIQEVVASIALGSTGVSNPMLMSRPVKKTGYIVITSDRGLAGAYNSNVLRSVYQKIQERHSSTEEYAVIALGRIGRDFFLKRGIPVNSHIVGLADQPSFTEIKDIASQTIESFVDGTFDELYLYYNHFISVIQHEVTEKKLLPLTDIAAESKLSSYEFEPSQEDILEVLLPQYAESLIYGALLDGKAAEHAARMTAMKNATDNANELIKGLTLSFNRARQAAITQEITEIVAGASALE
- a CDS encoding NADH-quinone oxidoreductase subunit C, with the translated sequence MSKDLDQQKKEAAKKAKELALKKLAEKKANDASLEENESDSNIDVAKAKAGAAAKAKAAALAKQKEIAKQKNEGEKSAQKEAVTSSSNDVTDLEKQKAAAAAKAKAAALAKQKAKEKNERASEGDEAKAKAAAAAKAKAAALAKQKAKEKNEKAPEGDEAKAKAAAAAKAKAAAAAKAKAAALAKQQRDSGNEKVENDDAAAAKAKAIAAAKAKAKAAAAAKAKASGATESDQTVEKKPSQNQPYLDKYVKVIEEHLGKEVLSDSYINELSKDVPTLVATPDSYFKIAEFLKYNEQLSFDYLSNIHGTDFVSHMEVYVHLYSYINRQTVALKVKIDREEPIIDSLQPLWEGANWPEREAYDLLGINFKGHPNLARILLAEDWVGYPLRKDYEPYDVEV